One genomic region from Prunus persica cultivar Lovell chromosome G3, Prunus_persica_NCBIv2, whole genome shotgun sequence encodes:
- the LOC18781983 gene encoding stress-induced protein KIN2: MNQSQNISHQAGQAKGQAEEKASGMMDQMSNAAQSAKESCQGAGQQMKDKAQGAADSVKDAVGANKN; this comes from the exons ATGAATCAATCCCAGAATATCAGCCACCAAGCCGGCCAGGCCAAGGGCCAGGCTGAG GAGAAGGCTAGTGGCATGATGGACCAGATGAGCAATGCTGCCCAATCTGCCAAGGAATCATGCCAAGGg GCTGGTCAGCAGATGAAGGACAAGGCACAGGGAGCAGCTGATTCTGTCAAGGATGCAGTTGGAGCCAACAAAAATTAA